A genome region from Festucalex cinctus isolate MCC-2025b chromosome 17, RoL_Fcin_1.0, whole genome shotgun sequence includes the following:
- the cep131 gene encoding centrosomal protein of 131 kDa isoform X6, with translation MHATRSPSSISAIPPGDALDLSLSGSRLAFSKRPSAGVLPGGKFLARSVSVSAPCETRGKRNTLGDGIGSPRSVKNLRRSNSTTHVNQQAHFALSPDHQSGDYLTVLDSGADGRKKPDGTTWNILDEQPRTPVPLPGARSSSTSADPPTGMKRRDPAASFTANNRSNKGAVGNAVTTILHNNHGEKPLTPKSSNQRPPFNNLLKATANDDIPQESGSLTKSQKNFSSAASNNKSPRAGRGSPPPQRRNQVSEEEAESRFIQQVNQAAVTIQRWYRRHARWRCANREALRRMLDSKRKEWQERAEADGHLESRRDDRKLIREEKARQARLAAIQELQQKRAQHHHHHQGAEEDAEPRRPSGATPGKKPARIFPSGASPANTINMSPTHAKTNNTDFHGNVAADSSELSFRAVSPALSNHRASPCAQERVAVAEEVDGGDDRKSIRQARPRLSRLTIPEPNACDDLQLSGQAEPETVRPSASGKLPVCARSPPSPRNISPVLAAADVKAKNVQSGRNLPADFAELFCFRAVSPSLSSRGGSRCSQEYPRRCLSVEERSCVSKSKSTLNDLMDTLKLLEEEPERLSESKSYNKDKYAWLDQEDNADSLTADNLELHVQLSLPPPAADGAALLSEAKLQSIMNFLDEMEKSEQERPRSTTSHREAAFLEEEAPGALDQASATAAQVSGSIMRIKMELEEKKRVVEMLQNALAQQRELTVQHVKETEKELSRNLQLQRDQYEATVQRHLTFIDQLIGDKKALSERCEGVIAELKLVDHKYTKKISQMQEQHEMAASPFPPRQVWQILGPLCEEIKKLKELMSVTEKIRREKWIDEKTKKIKEITVKGLEPEIQKLISKHKQELKKLRTLHEAELLHAEEQGAERCVRQCEELRQQLESEKEEQCRQERDSARRRFEKQLQEEELSLQQHKKRIQKEVAEEKERLAQLAARQRSEMEELRQRMEENSSVAGRVFREELDKSREEQERRHQAEVKKLQERFDLEKMSWEEEYRKKQEAGLLRHERQLREELRQERDKEIQLAIWTLEEETNKDKEECERAAQNSFSKH, from the exons TCCAGACCACCAGAGCGGCGACTACCTGACCGTGTTGGACAGCGGCGCCGATGGCCGAAAGAAACCTGACGGAACCACCTGGAACATCTTG GACGAGCAGCCCCGGACGCCTGTGCCGCTTCCCGGCGCCCGCAGCAGCAGCACCAGCGCAGACCCGCCCACTGGCATGAAGAGACGAGACCCCGCCGCATCATTCACTGCCAACAACAG GAGCAACAAGGGCGCCGTGGGGAACGCCGTCACCACCATTTTGCACAACAACCACGGCGAGAAGCCGCTGACACCCAAAAGCTCCAACCAGAGGCCGCCCTTCAA CAACCTCCTGAAGGCCACGGCCAACGACGACATCCCTCAGGAAAGCGGCTCCCTCACCAAGTCACAGAAGAACTTCTCGTCCGCGGCGTCCAACAACAAAAGTCCGCGGGCCGGGCGAGGCAGCCCGCCACCGCAGCGACGCAACCAAGTCTCCGAGGAGGAGGCGGAAAG CAGGTTTATCCAGCAGGTCAACCAGGCGGCCGTCACCATCCAGCGTTGGTACAGACGCCACGCCAGGTGGCGCTGCGCCAACCGGGAGGCACTGCGACGCATGCTGGACAGCAAACGAAAG GAGTGGCAGGAGCGAGCGGAGGCCGACGGTCACCTGGAGAGCCGTCGAGACGACAGGAAGCTGATTCGCGAAGAAAAAGCCCGCCAGGCGCGACTCGCTGCTATCCAG GAGCTGCAGCAGAAAAGAGcccagcatcatcatcatcatcagggcGCAGAGGAGGACGCGGAGCCCCGCAGGCCGAGCGGCGCCACGCCAGGCAAGAAGCCGGCCAGGATTTTCCCAAGCGGCGCATCGCCAGCCAACACCATCAACATGTCGCCGACGCACGCCAAAACCAACAACACGG ACTTCCATGGCAACGTCGCAGCCGACTCGAGCGAATTGAGCTTCAGGGCAGTTTCTCCGGCGTTGTCCAATCACAGAGCTTCGCCGTGTGCGCAG GAGCGCGTTGCCGTCGCCGAGGAAGTAGATGGCGGCGATGACAGGAAGTCCATACGTCAGGCGAGACCTCGTTTGTCTCGCCTGACGATCCCCGAACCCAACGCTTGTGAT gaCCTGCAGCTGTCTGGCCAGGCTGAGCCCGAAACTGTCAGGCCAAGCGCGAGCGGCAAACTTCCCGTGTGCGCCAGAAGCCCTCCTTCGCCCAGGAACATCAGCCCCGTGTTGGCGGCGGCTGACGTCAAGGCCAAAAACGTGCAATCCGGGCGCAACCTTCCGGCTGACTTTGCTGAGCTGTTCTGTTTCCGGGCCGTTTCACCCTCCTTGTCCAGTCGCGGAGGTTCTCGGTGCTCTCAG GAGTATCCTCGCAGGTGTTTGAGCGTCGAGGAACGATCCTGCGTGTCCAAGTCCAAGTCCACCCTCAACGACCTGATGGACACGCTCAAGCTGCTGGAGGAGGAACCCGAGCGTCTTTCTGAGTCTAAAAGTTACAACAAAGACAAATACGCTTGGCTCGACCAG GAAGACAATGCGGACTCACTGACGGCAGACAACCTGGAGCTTCACGTCCAGCTCAGCCTGCCGCCGCCGGCCGCGGACGGGGCGGCGCTGCTGTCGGAGGCCAAACTGCAGAGCATCATGAACTTCCTGGACGAGATGGAGAAGTCGGAGCAGGAGCGGCCGCGTTCCACCACCTCGCACAGGGAG GCGGCGTTTTTAGAGGAGGAGGCGCCCGGCGCGTTGGACCAAGCCTCGGCCACCGCCGCCCAAGTGTCGGGATCCATCATGAGGATCAAGATGGAGCTGGAGGAGAAGAAGCGCGTGGTGGAAATGCTGCAGAACGCTCTG GCCCAGCAGAGGGAGCTGACTGTGCAGCACGTGAAGGAGACGGAGAAGGAGCTGAGTCGAAATCTTCAGCTGCAGAGGGACCAGTACGAAGCCACCGTGCAGAGGCACCTAACCTTCATAGACCAG CTGATCGGCGACAAAAAGGCTCTGAGCGAGCGCTGCGAGGGCGTCATCGCCGAACTCAAGCTGGTGGACCACAAGTACACCAAGAAGATCTCACAGATGCAGGAGCAGCACGAAATG GCCGCCTCTCCTTTCCCGCCGCGCCAGGTTTGGCAAATTTTGGGCCCGCTGTGCGAG GAGATTAAGAAGCTGAAGGAGCTGATGAGCGTCACGGAGAAGATCCGGCGGGAGAAATGGATTGATGAGAAAACCAAGAAGATCAAAGAGATCACCgttaaag GTTTGGAGCCCGAGATCCAGAAGCTTATCTCCAAGCACAAGCAGGAGCTGAAGAAGCTGCGCACGCTCCACGAGGCCGAGCTGCTGCACGCAGAGGAGCAGGGGGCGGAACGCTGCGTCCGGCAGTGCGAGGAGCTGCGCCAGCAGCTAGAGAGCGAGAAGGAGGAGCAGTGCCGCCAGGAGCGAGACTCGGCCCGCCGCAGGTTTGAGAAGCAGCTCCAGGAGGAGGAGCTCTCGCTGCAGCAGCACAAGAAACGCATCCAGAAGGAAGTGGCCGAGGAGAAGGAGCGGCTGGCGCAGCTGGCGGCCAG GCAGCGCTCGGAGATGGAGGAGCTGCGTCAGCGCATGGAGGAGAACTCCAGCGTGGCCGGACGCGTTTTCAGGGAGGAGCTGGACAAAAGCCGGGAGGAGCAGGAGAGGAGACACCAG GCGGAGGTGAAGAAGCTGCAGGAGCGTTTCGACCTGGAGAAGATGAGCTGGGAGGAGGAGTACAGGAAGAAACAG GAGGCGGGGCTCCTGAGGCACGAGCGCCAGCTGCGGGAGGAGCTCCGGCAGGAGCGCGACAAAGAGATCCAGCTCGCCATCTGGACGCTGGAGGAGGAGACCAACAAGGACAAGGAGGAGTGCGAGAGGGCCGCGCAAAACAG TTTTTCCAAACATTGA